A window of Deinococcota bacterium contains these coding sequences:
- a CDS encoding hydroxymethylbilane synthase, whose product MSRVKIATRGSDLALWQANWVKGRLEASGAAVELVIVETQGDLEQVAFSRMTGQGFFTKAVQDAVLEGRADLAVHSLKDLPSESAPGARIAAVTAREDPRDLLLVRPEVWDAHGALLPLS is encoded by the coding sequence GTGTCTAGAGTAAAAATCGCCACGCGCGGCAGCGACCTGGCGCTGTGGCAGGCCAACTGGGTCAAGGGCCGGCTTGAGGCTTCGGGCGCGGCCGTAGAACTCGTTATCGTCGAGACGCAGGGTGACCTCGAGCAGGTCGCCTTCAGCCGGATGACGGGCCAGGGCTTCTTTACCAAGGCGGTGCAGGACGCGGTCCTGGAGGGTCGCGCCGACCTGGCGGTGCATTCGCTCAAGGACCTGCCGAGCGAGAGCGCGCCGGGGGCGCGCATCGCCGCCGTGACCGCGCGCGAGGACCCCCGCGACCTGCTCCTGGTCAGGCCGGAGGTTTGGGACGCCCACGGCGCCCTGCTGCCGCTCTCC